TCCGCAGCGGTCCTCTGATCGTTCCAAAGCAGAGCTGGTCTGATCACTTCATGTTTTTTATTGAGAAAAACACTTCCATGCATCTGTCCGCTTAGTCCAATACCTTTGACATCGACAGGCTTGATTTTACCTGCTTTCAAAACTTTGCGAACACTTTTGATCGTGGCCTGCCACCAATCTTCAGGATTCTGTTCCGACCAACCGGGGCGAGGACTATAGAGTGGATACTCTACGGTCGCAGAAGAAAGAATCCTACCATCTTCCTGCATTGCCAGTGTTTTTGTTCCACTCGTTCCAATATCCACACCCAAAAAAACAGCCATGCGATTATCCTCATCCCTCGGTTAGTCAATCAATTACTCAGATCAGCAATATTTGTTGTCTTGAATAAGATAGAACTCACTCGGGACAAACACAACCGATGGGGTGAACTTCGGAAATTTCACGTATCCAGATATTACGAAATTTTGTCTTATTTTTGTGAAACTGAAGTCTGATGGGCAGTTTCTCTTCATGAGCAGTATAAAAAGGAGGTTGATGGTAAAAAGTACCACCTTGCAGTTCAGAATGATTTTGCACAACGACGCCATTCTGAATGACTGTAATATACGCGGGCTTTACCAGTTGTCCATATACATCAAACCGGGGTGCGGTAAAGATGATATCATATGTTTGCCATTCCCCTGGTTTGCGGCAGGCATTAACCATCGGAGGCCACTGTTTATAAATCGCTCCCGCCTGACCATCAAAATAGGTTTTGTTCTGATAGGAATCGAGGACTTGAACTTCAT
The Gimesia aquarii DNA segment above includes these coding regions:
- a CDS encoding DUF1080 domain-containing protein, with amino-acid sequence MTGMRRVFRFLAVAVFLGMAYQTYGNLVEEYKNGLVWKEPAIVTTSPNKPPSDAIVLFDGKNLNQWKNGDQWIIKDGYAITTNTDIETKQSFGDCQLHIEWATPEKIEGKGQGRGNSGVFLMGQYEVQVLDSYQNKTYFDGQAGAIYKQWPPMVNACRKPGEWQTYDIIFTAPRFDVYGQLVKPAYITVIQNGVVVQNHSELQGGTFYHQPPFYTAHEEKLPIRLQFHKNKTKFRNIWIREISEVHPIGCVCPE